In one window of Mytilus trossulus isolate FHL-02 chromosome 7, PNRI_Mtr1.1.1.hap1, whole genome shotgun sequence DNA:
- the LOC134725892 gene encoding fidgetin-like protein 1 — MDRVELGKQFLSQFQSTLFSSKLEDGTATEKADLLRRTMMELKVANNVNLVTDESSGLLLKKYEDSYAAIVDSMEENNGLNNYAEGALAICSRFKNESHNWKSSLSMDKIKQMECFKNITEKNKKISDKLVPPQMVNKILSTKSKEAPIQGTSNPTFATGFSKPDQQNSKPGPQFSQKIDSQRESSNSGQKNGWNFQNRKPLFSGFQQSSCSDNIQQNSARPSYSGSYQRKNENFSSGVKRPLNNEDQEDEDKSRDNSAPGGFNVFKTAKEQLAIDNQKKFSRGKGSVGSYGNAKKSLGSTRRGLNSKFIPPIPNREEEEDSVTMNAVTKSVFGGGKPSGSNNTEEPTDERLKGIEPKMIELVMNEIMDYGPQMTWDDVAGLEFAKKTIKEIVVWPMLRPDIFTGLRGPPKGLLLFGPPGTGKTLIGKCIASQSKSTFFSISASSLTSKWVGEGEKMVRALFAVARVHQPAVVFIDEIDSLLSQRSDGEHEASRKIKTEFLVQLDGAATLSEDRILVIGATNRPQEIDEAARRRFVKRLYIPLPESAARKQIVLNLLSQQKYHLSDQELDFICQKTDGYSGADMANLCREAALGPIRSMDFGEIESISADQVRPIAFEDFEDALPQVKASVSNKDLDLYIDWNNSYGSAGSVR, encoded by the exons ATGGACAGAGTGGAGTTAGGGAAGCAGTTTTTAAGTCAGTTTCAGAGTACTTTATTCTCCAGTAAACTAGAGGATGGTACTGCTACAGAAAAAGCAGATTTATTGAGGAGGACAATGATGGAGTTGAAAGTGGCAAATAATGTTAATTT AGTAACAGATGAGAGTAGTGGTCTTCTCTTGAAGAAATATGAGGATTCATATGCAGCTATTGTAGACTCCATGGAAGAAAACAATG GTTTGAATAACTATGCAGAAGGAGCATTGGCAATATGTAGTCGttttaaaaatg aaagTCATAATTGGAAGTCAAGTCTCTCAATGGACAAGATAAAACAGATGGagtgtttcaaaaatataacagaaaagaaTAAG aaaatatcaGACAAACTTGTTCCTCCACAAATGGTAAACAAAATACTGTCAACCAAATCAAAGGAAGCTCCTATACAGGGAACCAGTAATCCAACTTTTGCAACAGGGTTTTCAAAACCAGATCAGCAGAATTCAAAACCAGGACCTCAATTCAGTCAGAAAATTGACAGTCAAAGGGAGAGCAGTAATTCAGGACAGAAAAATGGATGGAATTTTCAGAATAGAAAACCATTATTTTCTGGATTTCAGCAGTCATCTTGCTCTGATAACATTCAGCAAA ATTCTGCCAGACCAAGTTATAGTGGGAGCTATCAGAGAAAAAATGag AACTTTTCCAGTGGAGTAAAACGTCCACTAAACAATGAAGATCAAGAAGATGAAGACAAGTCAAGAGATAATTCTGCACCAGGAGGTTTTAATGTGTTCAAAACTGCCAAGGAACAATTG GCTATCGATAATCAGAAGAAGTTTAGTCGAGGGAAAGGATCAGTTGGTTCATATGGTAATGCTAAAAAATCCCTAGGTAGTACTAG gagAGGGTTAAACAGTAAGTTCATTCCTCCAATCCCTAACAGAGAAGAAGAGGAAGATAG tGTAACTATGAATGCTGTTACTAAGTCAGTATTTGGAGGAGGGAAACCTTCAGGATCTAACAACACTGAGGAGCCTACTGATGAGAGATTAAAAGGAATAGAACCTAAAATGATAGAACTGGTCATGAACGAA ATAATGGATTATGGGCCCCAGATGACTTGGGATGATGTTGCTGGTCTAGaatttgccaaaaaaacaattaaagaaataGTAGTGTGGCCAATGTTAAGACC GGATATTTTTACAGGTCTAAGAGGCCCACCTAAAGGTCTTCTGTTGTTTGGTCCTCCTGGAACAGGAAAAACTCTCATAG GAAAATGCATAGCAAGTCAATCTAAGTCTACCTTCTTCAGTATTAGTGCTTCTTCACTGACCTCAAAATGG GTAGGAGAAGGTGAGAAGATGGTAAGAGCTTTGTTTGCAGTGGCCAGGGTACACCAACCAGCTGTAGTATTTATAGATGAAATAGATTCTTTATTATCCCAAAGATCTGATGGAGAACATGAAGcttcaagaaaaattaaaacagaattcCTTGTTCAATTG GATGGTGCTGCAACTCTTTCAGAAGACAGAATACTTGTAATAGGTGCCACTAACAG ACCCCAGGAGATAGATGAAGCGGCTAGACGTAGATTTGTAAAACGTTTGTATATACCATTACCAGAGAGTGCAGCTAGGAAACAGATTGTGCTTAATTTGTTGTCACAACAGAAGTATCATCTATCTGATCAGGAACTAGATTTTATCTGTCAGAAAACTGATG GTTACTCAGGAGCTGACATGGCTAATCTATGTAGAGAAGCAGCATTAGGTCCAATCAGATCGatggattttggtgaaattgaATCCATATCAGCTGATCag